The nucleotide sequence AGTGCTATGTGCTGGCCTCGGCGCAGGGTGGCTTGCACCCGAACGGCCGGCGTACCTGGGGCCACAGCATGCTGATCGACCCGTGGGGAGAAGTGAAAGCCGTGTTGCCCGAAGGCGAGGGCGTGGTGAGCGGCGAAATCGACCTGCTGTTTTTGGCCGGCGTGCGCGAATCCTTGCCCGCTTTAGCCCACCGCACCATGTAAATGTAAAGAATAGATAGCCATGATCCCATTTGAACCCAATCTGTCCAGCCTGGCCGTGGCGCGCGAACTCCTGCTTACGCCGTTTGGCCTGGACGAAGACAAGCTGCTCAAGGCCCTGGGCACGATGTTTACACACAAGGTCGACTATGCCGACCTGTATTTCCAGTCGACCAAGAGCGAAGGCTGGAGCCTGGAAGAGGGCATCGTCAAGACGGGCAGTTTTTCCATCGACCAGGGCGTGGGCGTGCGCGCCGTGTCCGGCGACAAGACGGCCTTTGCGTATTCCGACGACATTTCCGAGCGGGCCTTGCTGGAAGCGGCGGCGGCCACGCGCACCATCGCACGCGCGGGTGCCGGCAGAGTCAAGATCGCGGGCCAGATGCTGGCGCAGGGCGGACGTTCCTTGTACCTGCCCAACGATCCGCTCGCCTCGCTGGACGCCACGGCCAAGGTGCAATTGCTTGAGCGCGTGGAAAAGATGGCACGGGCGAAAGATCCTCGCGTGGTGCAGGTAATGGCGGGCCTGGCGGGCGAATACGACGTGGTGCTGGTGCTGCGCAGCGACGGCGTGCTGGCGGCCGATATCCGCCCGCTGGTGCGCGTCTCGCTCACCGTCATCGCGGAACAGAATGGCCGCCGCGAAACGGGTTCGGCCGGTGGCGGCGGGCGTTTCAGCTATGACTATTTCAGCGATGCCGTGTTGGAACAATACGCGGCCGAGGCTGTCAATTCGGCACTGGTGAACCTGGAAGCGCGCCCCGCGCCAGCCGGTCCCATGACCATCGTGCTGGGACCGGGCTGGCCCGGCATCCTGTTGCATGAAGCCATCGGCCATGGCCTGGAAGGCGATTTTAACCGCAAGGGTTCGTCCGCATTTTCCGGACGCATCGGCGAACGCGTGGCCGCCAAGGGCGTCACCGTGGTCGATGACGGCACCCTGGCTGGCCGGCGTGGCTCCCTGAACATCGACGACGAGGGCAATCCGACGCAGTGCACGACCCTGATCGAGGATGGCATCCTGAAGGGCTACATTCAGGACACCATGAATGCGCGCCTGATGAAGATGCCCGTGACGGGCAATGCGCGCCGCGAATCGTTCGCCCACCTGCCCATGCCGCGCATGACGAACACTTATATGCTGGGCGGCGACCGGGACCCGGGTGAAATCCTCGCTTCCGTGAAGAACGGCTTGTATGCAGTCAACTTTGGCGGCGGTCAGGTCGATATTACAAACGGCAAGTTCGTCTTCTCGGCCAGCGAAGCGTACATGATCGAAAACGGCAAGCTCAGCTACCCGGTCAAGGGGGCGACCCTGATCGGCAATGGTCCGGACGTACTCAGCCGCGTCTCCATGATCGGCAACGACATGCGCCTGGACTCGGGTGTGGGCGTGTGCGGCAAGGAGGGGCAGAGCGTGCCCGTGGGCGTAGGGCAGCCGACCTTGCGCCTGGATGGCATCACGGTTGGCGGCACGGCTTGAATCAGGGGCCAACCCCAAACACCTGCGCCTTAAAAGTGGTGGTGAAAATGGAGCGGCAGTTGTAGCGTAAATCATGCGATGCTCCTGGAGGTCAGGCCGGAAAGGGCGGGCCGCCCTGAAGTCCTGGCCGTGTGGCCTGGGCGGCATTCGATCTGCATCAGTAGTGCGTCGCTTGCCACTGTCAAAAAAGGGCTGGCGTGGAGAGTGCGCCACGGCGGCCACAGCGTTGCCAGCCAGCCGAGGCGTATCGACAGCGCGCAACTTTTTATACTTTTTTACGCACTTTGCAGTGTAAAACGGCGGCGGCATGCGGCTTTGCCGACAAATATGCTTGCCAACCCTTGCAATTTAGGTTTATAGTCGTTCATCACTTATGGATGACTCGCATGTTCGCTCGCCACTTTTTTACCGCTTATTTTTACTTTAGCAATTCCAACCCAAAGGCGGTGGAGTAGCGGTCGGTTCACGTAGCAGCAAAAAACGAGATCCCAGCAAATTCTAAAAAACCGCCACTGATGGCGGTTTTTTTTTACCCAGATGTTTTACCCTTCCTTAAATTTTGGAGAAAATGATGCCCCGCACCGATGATTTGCGAATTCGCGAAATGAAGGAATTGACCCCGCCGTCCCACCTGATCCGCGAATTCGCCTGCTCGGAGCAAGCCGAACAGACTGCTGCCAGCGCCCGTATCGCCCTGCACCGTATCTTGCATGGCCAGGATGACCGTCTGATGGTGGTGATCGGGCCTTGCTCCATCCACGATACCAAGGCGGCGATGGAATATGCGCGCCTGCTGGTCAAGGAGCGCGCGCGTTTCGCGGGCGAACTGGAAATCGTCATGCGCGTCTACTTCGAAAAACCGCGCACCACGGTGGGCTGGAAGGGCCTGATCAACGACCCGTACATGGACAACAGCTTCCGCATTAACGATGGCTTGCGCATGGCGCGCGAACTGTTGCGCGATATCAATGAGCTGGGCTTGCCGGCCGGCACCGAGTTCCTCGACGTGATCAGCCCGCAATACATTGCCGACCTGATCAGCTGGGGCGCTATCGGCGCGCGCACCACGGAGTCGCAGGTGCACCGCGAGCTGGCCTCGGGACTGTCGTGTCCCGTCGGCTTCAAGAATGGCACGGACGGCAATGTGAAAATCGCCGTGGAAGCCATCAAGGCCGCCTCGCAGCCGCACCATTTTCTTTCCGTCACGAAGGGCGGCCACTCGGCCATCGTCTCGACCAACGGCAACGAGGATTGCCATATCATTTTGCGCGGTGGCAAGACGCCCAACTATGATGCTGCCAGCGTGGACGAGGCCTGCAAGGCCATCGCCGCGCAGGGCCTGGCGGCGCGTCTGATGATCGACGCCTCGCATGCGAACAGCTCGAAAAAACCGGAAAACCAGATCCCCGTGTGTGCCGACATCGCCAGCCAGGTGGCAGGTGGCGATGGCCGCATCGTCGGCGTCATGGTGGAATCGCACCTGGTGGCGGGGCGCCAGGATTTGATCCCGGGCAAGGAATTGATCTATGGCCAGTCCGTCACGGATGGCTGCATCGACTGGAGCGCCAGTGTGGCCGTGCTGGAAAACCTGGCGGCGGCCGTCAAGCAACGCCGCCTGCAGGGCGACGCGGAATGAAATGACGTGGCGCGCAGCATGAAAAAAAGCCCGGAAAGCTAAGCTTTCCGGGCTTTTTTACTTCATTCAAGACGCCTGACAGAAGCGTGGCGAGCGGCAACGAGTTGCGGCCGAGACGCGGAACTGTGCTTGAGCACAGTGAGCATCGCAGGCTGCAAATCGCGACGCGCAGTAGCTTGTGTCAGGTGTACTTAGAACTTGTAGGTAGCGCGCACGTAGAAAGTACGGCCCAGCGGATCAGTGTAACGCGGATCGTAGCCGGACTGGAAGGTGCCGATCTGGTTACTGAACGGTGGATCTTCGTTCAGCAGATTTTTTACGCCCACGGTGACTTCGGTATTCTTGAAGCCGGAGTACGCGCCCGACAGCGACCATACCGAGTAAGCCTTGACGCTTTGCTCGAATTGCGGATCGACATAGTTCTGGTCGCGGTAGCCGCTCATGTACTTGTTGGACAGCGTGGCATTCCACTTGTCCATATTCCATTGCAGGGAGGCATTGTGTCTCCAGCGGAATACCGGTGCATTGTCGCCATACACGCCCACGTTTTGCACGAATTCGCCGCCGCGTTCGTTCTGGTACTCATACTTCTGTACCCAGGTGCCGTCAAAGGCGAACGTGAAGTTGCCATACTGGCTACGTGGCAATTTCCAGTTCAGGCCCAGGTCGATGCCCGAGGTGTGCATTTCGCCCAGGTTGCCCAGGGTGGCCAGCACATAATCGAGCTTGCCATCAGCGGTATAGATGAAGTTGTTCTGATACTTGGCGTAGTTGTCGAACAGGGTCTGTTCGGCCACGGTGCCGATCTTGTCGCGCAGCTTGATCTGGAAGTAATCGAGCGAGACGGTCAGCGACTTGGTAGGCTCGATGACGATACCGGCGCTGAAGGTTTTCGATTTTTCCGGGCCGACGTCCGGATTGCCACCCGAGCGGATGTACTGCTGCGCGCCGCAGGCGACATTGCTGTTGGCGCCAGGAATCGGTACGCCGCCTGGGCACAGGCGTGGATCGTCGTACTTGTTGGCCGTGAAGGTCTTGGTTTGCGGACCATGCAGGTCATACAGTGTTGGCGCGCGGAAGCCAGTGTTGTAGGAGCTGCGCAGCAGCACCTGGCTCGTTGGCTGCCAGCGCACGCCGACTTTCGGATTGAAGCTGCCGCCGACGTCGTTATAGTGGTCATAACGGGCTGCCAGCGACAGTTCCAGGTCTTTCACGACAGGAATGCTCAGTTCCGAGAAGATGGCGCTGATATTGCGGCTGCCCGACTGGTTCTGCGCTTCGGCGTAGCCGGAGCTCGATGCCTGGCCGGCCAGATCCCGGTTCACGTTGTATTCGGCCTTGTCGTTGCGGAATTCCGTACCGACGGCGA is from Janthinobacterium sp. 61 and encodes:
- the aroG gene encoding 3-deoxy-7-phosphoheptulonate synthase AroG, producing MPRTDDLRIREMKELTPPSHLIREFACSEQAEQTAASARIALHRILHGQDDRLMVVIGPCSIHDTKAAMEYARLLVKERARFAGELEIVMRVYFEKPRTTVGWKGLINDPYMDNSFRINDGLRMARELLRDINELGLPAGTEFLDVISPQYIADLISWGAIGARTTESQVHRELASGLSCPVGFKNGTDGNVKIAVEAIKAASQPHHFLSVTKGGHSAIVSTNGNEDCHIILRGGKTPNYDAASVDEACKAIAAQGLAARLMIDASHANSSKKPENQIPVCADIASQVAGGDGRIVGVMVESHLVAGRQDLIPGKELIYGQSVTDGCIDWSASVAVLENLAAAVKQRRLQGDAE
- the tldD gene encoding metalloprotease TldD; protein product: MIPFEPNLSSLAVARELLLTPFGLDEDKLLKALGTMFTHKVDYADLYFQSTKSEGWSLEEGIVKTGSFSIDQGVGVRAVSGDKTAFAYSDDISERALLEAAAATRTIARAGAGRVKIAGQMLAQGGRSLYLPNDPLASLDATAKVQLLERVEKMARAKDPRVVQVMAGLAGEYDVVLVLRSDGVLAADIRPLVRVSLTVIAEQNGRRETGSAGGGGRFSYDYFSDAVLEQYAAEAVNSALVNLEARPAPAGPMTIVLGPGWPGILLHEAIGHGLEGDFNRKGSSAFSGRIGERVAAKGVTVVDDGTLAGRRGSLNIDDEGNPTQCTTLIEDGILKGYIQDTMNARLMKMPVTGNARRESFAHLPMPRMTNTYMLGGDRDPGEILASVKNGLYAVNFGGGQVDITNGKFVFSASEAYMIENGKLSYPVKGATLIGNGPDVLSRVSMIGNDMRLDSGVGVCGKEGQSVPVGVGQPTLRLDGITVGGTA